Proteins co-encoded in one Populus trichocarpa isolate Nisqually-1 chromosome 10, P.trichocarpa_v4.1, whole genome shotgun sequence genomic window:
- the LOC7496484 gene encoding CBL-interacting serine/threonine-protein kinase 1 isoform X2, with translation MVLASKSKIYMVLEYVTGGELFDRIASKGKLPEAEGRKMFQQLIDGVSYCHSKGVFHRDLKLENVLVDAKGNIKISDFGLSALPQHFRDDGLLHTTCGSPNYVAPEILSNRGYDGATSDIWSCGVILYVILTGYLPFDDRNLAVLYQKIFKGDAQVPKWLSPGAKNMIKRILDPNPVTRITTADIKADEWFKLDYTPMDSAEEQDDVYIDDAAFSIQEAPSEDGSPKSPNLINAFQLIGMSSCLDLSGLFEKEDVSERKIRFTSNHSMSDLLEKIEDIVTEMGFRVQKRNGRFQVIQEHRGKKSSGSLSVATEVFEISPSLYVVELRKSYGDSSAYRQLCTKLSNDLGVPSSPGLLTTEV, from the exons GTCCTAGCAAGCAAATCCAAGATTTATATGGTCCTTGAATATGTAACTGGAGGGGAATTGTTTGATAGAATC GCATCAAAGGGCAAGCTTCCAGAAGCAGAGGGCAGGAAGATGTTCCAGCAGTTGATTGATGGTGTCAGTTACTGTCATAGCAAAGGTGTTTTTCACAGGGATCTTAAG CTAGAGAATGTTCTTGTTGATGCAAAAGGAAACATCAAgatatctgattttggactcAGTGCTTTGCCCCAGCATTTTAGG GATGACGGGTTATTGCATACAACCTGTGGAAGTCCTAACTATGTTGCGCCTGAGATTCTCTCGAATAGAGGTTATGATGGTGCTACATCAGATATATGGTCATGCGGtgttattttgtatgtaattcTCACAGGGTACCTGCCTTTTGATGATAGAAATCTTGCTGTTCTATATCAAAAG ATCTTCAAGGGGGATGCTCAGGTACCAAAATGGTTGTCACCGGGtgctaaaaatatgataaagagGATTCTTGATCCCAACCCTGTTACCAGAATAACAACAGCAGATATCAAAGCTGATGAATGGTTTAAGCTGGACTATACTCCGATGGATTCTGCAGAAGAACAAGATGATGTATATATCGACGACGCAGCTTTTTCGATTCAGGAAGCG CCATCAGAAGATGGGAGTCCAAAATCACCCAACCTCATCAATGCTTTTCAATTAATTGGGATGTCCTCATGCCTAGACCTCTCAGGTTTATTTGAGAAAGAG GATGTTTCTGAGAGGAAGATCAGATTTACATCCAATCATTCTATGAGCGATTTGCTCGAGAAGATAGAGGATATTGTGACGGAGATGGGGTTTCGAGTCCAGAAGAGAAATGGAAga TTTCAAGTGATTCAAGAGCACAGAGGAAAGAAAAGTTCGGGCAGTCTTTCTGTTGCCACAGAG GTGTTTGAGATTAGCCCATCACTGTATGTAGTTGAATTAAGAAAATCTTATGGAGATTCTTCAGCATACAGACAG TTGTGTACAAAGCTATCAAATGATTTAGGTGTCCCCTCAAGTCCAGGACTGTTGACCACAGAAGTATGA
- the LOC7496484 gene encoding CBL-interacting serine/threonine-protein kinase 1 isoform X3, producing the protein MVLEYVTGGELFDRIASKGKLPEAEGRKMFQQLIDGVSYCHSKGVFHRDLKLENVLVDAKGNIKISDFGLSALPQHFRDDGLLHTTCGSPNYVAPEILSNRGYDGATSDIWSCGVILYVILTGYLPFDDRNLAVLYQKIFKGDAQVPKWLSPGAKNMIKRILDPNPVTRITTADIKADEWFKLDYTPMDSAEEQDDVYIDDAAFSIQEAPSEDGSPKSPNLINAFQLIGMSSCLDLSGLFEKEDVSERKIRFTSNHSMSDLLEKIEDIVTEMGFRVQKRNGRFQVIQEHRGKKSSGSLSVATEVFEISPSLYVVELRKSYGDSSAYRQLCTKLSNDLGVPSSPGLLTTEV; encoded by the exons ATGGTCCTTGAATATGTAACTGGAGGGGAATTGTTTGATAGAATC GCATCAAAGGGCAAGCTTCCAGAAGCAGAGGGCAGGAAGATGTTCCAGCAGTTGATTGATGGTGTCAGTTACTGTCATAGCAAAGGTGTTTTTCACAGGGATCTTAAG CTAGAGAATGTTCTTGTTGATGCAAAAGGAAACATCAAgatatctgattttggactcAGTGCTTTGCCCCAGCATTTTAGG GATGACGGGTTATTGCATACAACCTGTGGAAGTCCTAACTATGTTGCGCCTGAGATTCTCTCGAATAGAGGTTATGATGGTGCTACATCAGATATATGGTCATGCGGtgttattttgtatgtaattcTCACAGGGTACCTGCCTTTTGATGATAGAAATCTTGCTGTTCTATATCAAAAG ATCTTCAAGGGGGATGCTCAGGTACCAAAATGGTTGTCACCGGGtgctaaaaatatgataaagagGATTCTTGATCCCAACCCTGTTACCAGAATAACAACAGCAGATATCAAAGCTGATGAATGGTTTAAGCTGGACTATACTCCGATGGATTCTGCAGAAGAACAAGATGATGTATATATCGACGACGCAGCTTTTTCGATTCAGGAAGCG CCATCAGAAGATGGGAGTCCAAAATCACCCAACCTCATCAATGCTTTTCAATTAATTGGGATGTCCTCATGCCTAGACCTCTCAGGTTTATTTGAGAAAGAG GATGTTTCTGAGAGGAAGATCAGATTTACATCCAATCATTCTATGAGCGATTTGCTCGAGAAGATAGAGGATATTGTGACGGAGATGGGGTTTCGAGTCCAGAAGAGAAATGGAAga TTTCAAGTGATTCAAGAGCACAGAGGAAAGAAAAGTTCGGGCAGTCTTTCTGTTGCCACAGAG GTGTTTGAGATTAGCCCATCACTGTATGTAGTTGAATTAAGAAAATCTTATGGAGATTCTTCAGCATACAGACAG TTGTGTACAAAGCTATCAAATGATTTAGGTGTCCCCTCAAGTCCAGGACTGTTGACCACAGAAGTATGA